In Amaranthus tricolor cultivar Red isolate AtriRed21 chromosome 5, ASM2621246v1, whole genome shotgun sequence, a genomic segment contains:
- the LOC130813588 gene encoding uncharacterized protein LOC130813588 codes for MLDYMLRFDDKKLIQSLDEQGRTCLSYAAYMGYHEQVQSLLTAVPHCAYISNKDKSFPIHHAALGGHLSVIDLLSTSSFLLDSRSQNILHLAIITSNFKLVTHLLNFFDVSSLIYQKDDDGNTPLDLAMKLNAIDHDEKVIRRLVLTLERAARGLRSCPIDGNLYQLLIRGEIVRISQITSDKGFDLSDLECIDNGCTILHIAASMNQPFSVMELLRNDCSTSLMYQANNNGDLPIHSAAQAGVLGSLKALLEWSNISTDVCKSMNVKGNTALHIAVSNNQQKMANYLYKQCPEAAYYLNEDHICPLFLAIKIWGASDTVHDMIIGLEGNIHTQSSLMGAKSVVHMAIFTRKTGQF; via the coding sequence ATGTTGGATTACATGCTTAGATTTGATGATAAGAAGCTAATCCAATCACTAGACGAACAAGGCCGGACTTGCCTATCTTATGCCGCATACATGGGTTATCATGAACAAGTTCAAAGTTTATTGACTGCAGTTCCACACTGCGCATATATCAGCAATAAAGATAAATCCTTTCCAATTCACCACGCAGCTTTAGGCGGCCATCTTAGTGTCATCGATTTGTTGAGTACCTCTAGTTTCTTACTCGATTCGAGAAGCCAAAATATTCTTCATCTCGCTATAATTACTTCTAACTTTAAACTCGTAACACATCTGCTTAACTTTTTTGATGTTTCGTCTTTGATCTACCAAAAAGACGATGATGGTAATACTCCTTTGGATTTGGCTATGAAATTAAACGCGATTGATCATGACGAAAAAGTTATTAGAAGACTAGTTTTGACGTTAGAAAGAGCTGCAAGAGGCCTTAGATCTTGTCCTATTGATGGTAATTTGTATCAACTTTTAATTCGTGGGGAGATTGTTCGAATTTCCCAAATTACTTCGGATAAAGGGTTTGATTTATCTGATCTCGAATGCATAGACAACGGGTGTACTATTCTTCACATCGCAGCCAGTATGAACCAACCCTTTTCGGTTATGGAACTGCTTAGGAACGATTGTAGCACATCGCTCATGTATCAAGCAAACAACAACGGTGACCTTCCCATTCATTCGGCTGCTCAGGCAGGCGTTTTAGGGTCTCTCAAAGCTCTTCTTGAATGGTCTAATATTTCGACGGATGTATGCAAAAGCATGAATGTTAAAGGAAATACAGCATTACATATAGCTGTGTCAAATAATCAGCAAAAGATGGCAAATTACTTGTATAAACAATGTCCAGAAGCAGCATATTATTTGAATGAGGACCATATCTGTCCCTTGTTTTTGGCTATTAAAATTTGGGGTGCGAGTGATACCGTCCATGATATGATTATTGGGCTCGAAGGAAATATACATACTCAAAGCAGCTTGATGGGTGCAAAATCAGTTGTACATATGGCAATTTTTACTAGGAAAACAGGTCAGTTCTAG